The Leptospira mtsangambouensis sequence TTCCCAGACGCGAGGGTGGAGGAGGATGGAGGAATCAAGGCCCAATACATCATCCCTTCTGTGAACAAAGTATTCCCACCAAAGTCGTTTTAGATTGTTTAATACTTCAATTCCATTCGGACCATAGTCAAAGGTATTGGATAGGCCTCCGTAAATTTCGGAACCTGGGAAAACAAATCCCCTTCTTTTGGAGACTGCGACTATGGGTTTGAGCGACTGTTCTTCTTTCTCTTTCGGCTGTGCCATATCCGCCAAATTTTTTGTTTTCCATGAAAATTCAAAGTATTTTCCTTGAGATAAGACTAAAGAATGGATTCGGCAAATTCTAAACAACTCTCTCCCTGGGCTAAAAAATCCTTAACCTTCTTCCTTTGGATGTCCCCTCTCTTTTCTCTTGGGCCATTTTTGGCACTCGGCATCCTATTTGCGTTCCCTAGAGAATTTCGCCTTCGCCTTCGTGCTGTTTCGGTGATTGCAGTTTATATCCTATCTTGGGTTGTTTTTTATCCTATCGAACTTGTGCACAGGTCGGGACTCGAATGGGAGGCAGTCATCAATGAATTTTTGGCAAAGGATTCCCGGGGCTTCCAACTAAAGTTTGGATTTGTGGTCATCTGTTTTCTTTTGCTGCTAACAAACTACATTCATAGTCACAAAAGAAATAAAAAAAGAGAATCCATCCGAACGACAAAGTTACAAACGGAACATCCTTATGGGAAAATCCGTACAGAGATGCGAATTCGAGATTCCAAGTTTGATACTTTGTTGTTAGTATTGTTTCTTGCCCTCCTACTCAATTTTGCATTCCAATATCTTTCTGAAAAATTACATCCAAACAAATCTCTTTCTCCATTGGCGCCGCTTGTGGATGTTTACCAGTTTGTTTTTAATTATTCGATTTCGCTTTGTATCCTTTTGTTTAGTTTCAATCGAAACAAAATTCCATCTCTGATAGCAAAACCTTATCTGCGTTATATGGAAGGAATTCGTATCCGAGAAAGGTGGAAGGCAGCCGTTGTCTCACAAGGTAAATTCCCATTTCGCTTAGAACTCATAGTCAAAGAAAAAGCAAAATTCCGAGACCATATCCTACCTGGATTTGGGCATATTTATGTTTATGAGTATTGGCGTGGGTTTCCCATTTTATTTTTAACCTTGTTACTTTTTTTATTTTCTGCCGTTTGGGTGTTTTCCTATTTAAGCCCTATTTTTGGGATTCAGTTTTTGGCAGGGTTTGGATTAAAACCAGGAGTTCCCGATAAAGATTTTTTTATCTCATCACAAAACATTGCTTATGCGGGATTTTCTGTATTAGCACTTGTGGGAATTTACTTTTACTCCTCATACTTACTCGAAAAATCGTTTAGTTTAGAAAACTTAGGAGTTAAAGAAGATAAAGTAGGTGAGTCAGAACCCTTTTTCAAACCTGGGTTACGAAAAGGTTTCCGAAATGTTTTACCTCTTTCTTTACTCTTTCATTTGATTTTGATCTCTCTTGTTTTTCTGATTCCAATCACTCTCCAACGTGGTAAAAAGAAAGAACAGTCCTCACAAAAAAATGATCACTTTCGTCCAGAAAAAATGGAGTTCTATTTCATCGATCCTAATGTTCCCGATGATACCAAAGGCCTGAATGGTGGGGTTGTGACAGGGAATGAAACCGAAAACAAAGAAAAGGGCGAAAAAATTTCCAACGAAAAAGTAGCGGACAATGGACCTGTCAAAGGCCATATCAAAAGAATCCGAGGGAAAAAAGTCCCACCAACTTACTCCAATTATATCTCTGCAAAAATGCGAATTCCTGAAAGTTATATGGACTATTGGGCCAAAGCCCCTCA is a genomic window containing:
- a CDS encoding energy transducer TonB family protein, with the protein product MDSANSKQLSPWAKKSLTFFLWMSPLFSLGPFLALGILFAFPREFRLRLRAVSVIAVYILSWVVFYPIELVHRSGLEWEAVINEFLAKDSRGFQLKFGFVVICFLLLLTNYIHSHKRNKKRESIRTTKLQTEHPYGKIRTEMRIRDSKFDTLLLVLFLALLLNFAFQYLSEKLHPNKSLSPLAPLVDVYQFVFNYSISLCILLFSFNRNKIPSLIAKPYLRYMEGIRIRERWKAAVVSQGKFPFRLELIVKEKAKFRDHILPGFGHIYVYEYWRGFPILFLTLLLFLFSAVWVFSYLSPIFGIQFLAGFGLKPGVPDKDFFISSQNIAYAGFSVLALVGIYFYSSYLLEKSFSLENLGVKEDKVGESEPFFKPGLRKGFRNVLPLSLLFHLILISLVFLIPITLQRGKKKEQSSQKNDHFRPEKMEFYFIDPNVPDDTKGLNGGVVTGNETENKEKGEKISNEKVADNGPVKGHIKRIRGKKVPPTYSNYISAKMRIPESYMDYWAKAPHPYSSVVAYTITQDGDVIDVELVEASDYPDQDLRTLQLVESLGPLMPPPGTKNDIRVTELFWNGPIDPEFVPTQLQKEMINLFDGRYMEELPE